One part of the Panthera leo isolate Ple1 chromosome D4, P.leo_Ple1_pat1.1, whole genome shotgun sequence genome encodes these proteins:
- the NCS1 gene encoding neuronal calcium sensor 1 isoform X2, producing the protein MMTQNADLVEIAELEITEKEVQQWYKGFIKDCPSGQLDAAGFQKIYKQFFPFGDPTKFATFVFNVFDENKDGRIEFSEFIQALSVTSRGTLDEKLRWAFKLYDLDNDGYITRNEMLDIVDAIYQMVGNTVELPEEENTPEKRVDRIFAMMDKNADGKLTLQEFQEGSKADPSIVQALSLYDGLV; encoded by the exons TTACCGAGAAGGAAGTCCAGCAGTG GTACAAAGGCTTCATCAAGGACTGCCCCAGCGGGCAGCTGGATGCCGCAGGCTTCCAGAAGATCTACAAGCAATTCTTCCCATTCGGAGATCCCACCAAGTTTGCTACGTTTGTTTTCAACGTCTTTGACGAAAACAAG GACGGGCGGATTGAATTCTCCGAGTTCATCCAGGCACTGTCGGTGACCTCGAGGGGCACCCTGGACGAGAAGCTGCGGT GGGCCTTCAAGCTCTATGATCTGGATAACGACGGCTACATCACCAGGAACGAGATGCTAGACATTGTGGACGCCATTTACCAGATGGTG GGGAACACGGTGGAACTCCCCGAGGAGGAGAACACCCCCGAGAAGAGGGTGGACCGGATCTTCGCCATGATGGACAAG AACGCCGACGGGAAGCTGACCCTACAGGAGTTCCAGGAGGGATCCAAGGCAGACCCCTCCATTGTGCAGGCGCTGTCCCTCTATGACGGACTGGTATAG